In one Bradyrhizobium cosmicum genomic region, the following are encoded:
- a CDS encoding MFS transporter, with translation MPPAVLALTAGAFGIGTTEFIIMGLLLQVAADMHVSVPVAGLLISGYALGVFVGAPLLTLATRRMPRKTGLLALMAIFTLGNAACALAPNYELLMAARVLTSLAHGTFFGVGSVVATSLVAEDKRASAIATMFIGLTVATLLGVPFGAWFGLMLGWRAAFWAVTVIGVVAFAVVAAFVPGHVGNGDKPISLAEEVAVLARPQVLLGLAMTVFGFAGLFVVFTYIQPILTRFTGFPEAAVSPILLVFGAGLAIGNVAGGKLADRGLARALIGTLAALAIVLLGLAALLSVKIAAVSLILLLGIAAFATVAPLQLRVLEAAGPSGRTLASSLNIAAFNLGNALGAWAGGVTIDRGFGLATLPLVAAGITAIGFALALWSLQLDRRQAAVAACPAE, from the coding sequence ATGCCTCCCGCCGTCCTCGCCCTCACCGCCGGTGCCTTCGGCATCGGCACCACCGAGTTCATCATCATGGGCCTGCTGCTCCAGGTCGCCGCCGACATGCATGTCTCCGTGCCGGTCGCGGGCCTGCTCATCTCCGGCTATGCACTCGGCGTGTTCGTCGGCGCCCCCCTGCTGACCCTGGCGACGCGGCGGATGCCGCGGAAAACGGGGCTGCTGGCGCTGATGGCGATCTTCACGCTGGGCAATGCCGCCTGCGCGCTGGCGCCGAACTACGAATTGCTGATGGCCGCGCGCGTACTGACGTCGCTTGCTCACGGCACCTTCTTCGGCGTCGGCTCGGTGGTGGCCACCAGCCTCGTCGCGGAGGACAAGCGGGCCTCCGCCATTGCCACCATGTTCATCGGCCTGACGGTCGCAACCCTCCTCGGCGTGCCCTTCGGCGCATGGTTCGGCCTGATGCTCGGCTGGCGCGCGGCGTTCTGGGCGGTGACGGTGATCGGCGTGGTCGCCTTTGCCGTGGTGGCCGCGTTCGTGCCCGGCCATGTCGGCAACGGCGACAAGCCGATCTCGCTCGCTGAAGAAGTGGCTGTGCTCGCCCGTCCGCAGGTGCTGCTCGGCCTTGCCATGACCGTGTTCGGTTTCGCCGGCCTGTTCGTCGTCTTCACCTACATCCAGCCGATCCTGACCCGCTTCACCGGCTTTCCGGAGGCCGCGGTCTCGCCGATCCTGCTGGTGTTCGGCGCAGGTCTTGCGATCGGCAATGTCGCCGGCGGCAAGCTCGCCGATCGCGGCCTTGCACGCGCCCTGATCGGCACGCTCGCGGCGCTCGCCATCGTGCTGCTTGGTCTCGCCGCCCTGTTGTCGGTCAAGATCGCCGCCGTCTCGCTGATCCTGCTGCTCGGCATTGCGGCCTTCGCGACGGTCGCGCCGCTCCAGCTTCGCGTGCTCGAAGCCGCCGGCCCGAGCGGCCGCACGCTCGCCTCCAGCCTCAACATCGCCGCGTTCAATCTTGGCAACGCGCTCGGTGCCTGGGCCGGCGGCGTCACCATCGATCGGGGGTTCGGCCTCGCAACGCTGCCTCTGGTTGCGGCCGGCATCACAGCCATCGGCTTCGCGCTCGCGCTGTGGAGCCTCCAGCTCGACCGCAGGCAGGCCGCCGTCGCTGCGTGCCCGGCGGAATAA
- a CDS encoding amidase family protein gives MAKKTATKKKTASKKAVVKTSTARKGAAAKAARKTGKPAVKKAATRKPAVARRPKGAAWQWSAVETAAAIRSGAISAVETVEAHLERMRTVNPKLNAVVVDLSEEALAAAHAADKQRAKGGELGLLHGVPITIKENVDYEGRPNFNGVPANKDLIAPSDSPVVRNLKKAGAIVIGLTNTPEFSFRGFTDNPLHGLTLNPWDPNITCGGSSGGAGSAVAAGIGTIAHGNDIGGSLRWPAHCNGVATIKPTQGRIPAFNASATAERPMLAHLMSAQGPLARHVADVRLALEAMSQRDPRDPWWVPAPLVGPKPKGPIKVALAKIPEDMDVDPSVRAALRQAADHLERSGYRVSEADVPDINGVWQTWCDIITNETVVMQEAGMLKVTSEDFHKAWNGMKSKANVLDLPAWMRATAARSGHIRAWQLFFEDYPVVLAPTTVKPTPGPRDDTVSAERVQEIFWGEIRFISAINVLGLPGAVVPVALHDGKPIGVQLIAGRYREDLALDAAGAIEKRAGVLSHRLWETMD, from the coding sequence GTGGCGAAGAAGACGGCGACCAAGAAGAAAACTGCTTCGAAGAAAGCAGTGGTGAAGACCAGCACGGCCCGCAAGGGAGCTGCAGCGAAAGCGGCCCGGAAGACGGGCAAGCCGGCGGTGAAAAAGGCGGCAACGCGCAAGCCGGCCGTGGCGCGCCGCCCGAAGGGGGCGGCCTGGCAATGGTCGGCTGTGGAGACCGCGGCGGCGATCCGCTCCGGCGCAATCTCCGCGGTCGAAACCGTCGAAGCGCATCTGGAGCGGATGCGCACCGTCAATCCGAAGCTGAATGCGGTCGTCGTCGATCTCTCGGAAGAGGCTCTGGCTGCAGCGCATGCGGCCGACAAGCAGCGCGCCAAGGGCGGCGAACTCGGCTTGTTGCACGGCGTGCCGATCACCATCAAGGAGAACGTCGACTACGAGGGCCGGCCGAATTTCAATGGCGTTCCCGCCAACAAGGATTTGATTGCTCCCTCGGATTCGCCCGTCGTTCGTAACCTGAAGAAGGCCGGGGCGATCGTCATTGGCCTCACCAACACGCCGGAATTCTCCTTCCGCGGCTTCACCGACAATCCCCTGCACGGGCTGACGCTCAATCCCTGGGATCCGAACATCACCTGCGGCGGCTCATCCGGTGGCGCGGGTTCGGCGGTCGCCGCCGGCATCGGTACCATTGCGCATGGCAACGACATCGGCGGCTCGTTGCGCTGGCCGGCGCATTGCAATGGTGTCGCCACCATCAAGCCGACGCAGGGCCGCATTCCCGCCTTCAATGCCAGCGCAACGGCCGAGCGGCCGATGCTGGCGCATTTGATGTCGGCGCAGGGGCCGCTCGCCCGTCACGTTGCCGACGTCCGCCTTGCGCTGGAGGCGATGAGCCAGCGTGATCCGCGCGATCCATGGTGGGTGCCGGCGCCGCTGGTCGGACCGAAGCCGAAGGGACCGATCAAGGTCGCGCTGGCCAAGATCCCCGAGGACATGGACGTCGATCCGTCGGTGCGCGCGGCGCTGCGTCAGGCTGCCGATCATCTGGAGCGTTCCGGTTATCGCGTCAGCGAGGCCGACGTGCCCGATATCAACGGCGTCTGGCAGACCTGGTGCGACATCATCACCAACGAGACGGTGGTGATGCAGGAAGCCGGCATGCTGAAGGTCACCTCCGAGGACTTCCACAAGGCGTGGAACGGCATGAAGAGCAAGGCCAATGTGCTCGACCTGCCGGCCTGGATGCGGGCTACCGCGGCGCGCAGCGGCCATATCCGCGCCTGGCAGCTGTTCTTCGAGGACTATCCGGTGGTGCTGGCGCCGACCACGGTGAAGCCGACGCCGGGGCCGCGCGACGACACCGTCAGCGCCGAGCGCGTGCAGGAGATCTTCTGGGGCGAGATTCGCTTCATCTCCGCGATCAACGTGCTGGGCCTGCCCGGCGCGGTGGTGCCGGTGGCCTTGCATGATGGCAAGCCGATCGGCGTGCAGCTCATCGCCGGGCGTTATCGCGAGGATCTCGCGCTCGATGCGGCAGGGGCGATCGAGAAGCGCGCCGGCGTGCTCAGCCATCGTCTCTGGGAAACGATGGACTGA
- a CDS encoding O-acetylhomoserine aminocarboxypropyltransferase/cysteine synthase family protein translates to MRNETIAIHAGYEPEATTHAVAVPIYQTAAYAFDSADHGAALFNLEAEGYRYSRIANPTSAVLEKRIAQLEGGVGALAVATGQAALHFSFVNVADHGGNIVSVPQLYGTTHTLLSHILPRQGIKGRFAESDRPEAIEKLIDESTRAVFAETIGNPAGNVCDIEALAKIAHKHGVPLIVDNTVATPILLKPFDYGADIAVHSLTKFLGGHGTTLGGAIVDSGNFPWAKHADRFPGYNKPDASYHGLVYAERFGKTAYIERARSIYQRTMGSVLSPFNAFLLLQGIETVALRMERHCENARKVAEFLRADPRVAWVNYTGFPDSPYYPLVQKYLDGNASSLFTFGIKGGMEAGKTFYDALKLITRLVNIGDAKSLACHPASTTHRQMSAEQQRAAGVLPETIRLSIGIEHSADIIGDIDQALEKACPSARLQAAE, encoded by the coding sequence ATGCGCAACGAGACGATCGCTATTCACGCCGGCTACGAGCCCGAGGCCACCACGCACGCGGTTGCCGTGCCGATCTACCAGACAGCGGCCTACGCCTTCGACAGCGCCGATCACGGCGCGGCGCTCTTCAATCTCGAGGCCGAGGGTTACCGTTACAGCCGCATCGCCAATCCGACCAGCGCGGTGCTGGAGAAACGCATCGCCCAGCTCGAAGGCGGCGTCGGGGCGCTCGCGGTCGCGACCGGGCAGGCAGCGTTGCATTTCTCCTTCGTCAACGTCGCCGATCACGGCGGCAACATCGTTTCCGTGCCGCAGCTCTACGGCACCACCCACACGCTGCTCTCGCACATCCTGCCGCGACAGGGCATCAAAGGCCGTTTCGCCGAGAGCGACCGGCCCGAAGCGATCGAGAAGCTGATCGACGAGAGCACCCGCGCCGTGTTCGCCGAGACCATCGGAAATCCCGCCGGCAATGTCTGCGACATCGAGGCGCTGGCGAAAATCGCCCATAAGCATGGCGTGCCGCTGATCGTCGACAACACGGTCGCAACGCCGATCCTGCTCAAGCCGTTCGACTACGGCGCCGACATCGCCGTGCATTCGCTTACCAAGTTCCTCGGCGGCCACGGCACCACGCTCGGCGGCGCCATCGTCGATTCCGGAAACTTTCCGTGGGCGAAACACGCGGATCGCTTCCCCGGCTACAACAAGCCGGACGCCTCCTATCACGGCCTCGTCTATGCCGAGCGTTTCGGCAAGACGGCCTATATCGAGCGCGCGCGCAGTATCTATCAGCGCACCATGGGTTCGGTGCTGTCGCCGTTCAACGCCTTCCTGCTGCTGCAGGGCATCGAGACCGTGGCGCTGCGGATGGAGCGCCACTGCGAGAACGCCCGCAAGGTCGCGGAATTCCTGCGCGCGGATCCGCGCGTCGCGTGGGTCAACTACACCGGTTTCCCGGATAGCCCGTATTATCCGCTGGTCCAGAAATATCTCGACGGCAACGCCTCCTCGCTGTTCACCTTCGGCATCAAGGGCGGCATGGAGGCCGGCAAGACCTTCTACGATGCGCTCAAGCTGATCACGCGCCTCGTCAATATCGGCGATGCCAAGTCGCTGGCCTGCCATCCGGCCTCGACCACGCATCGGCAGATGTCGGCGGAGCAGCAGCGCGCTGCCGGCGTCCTACCCGAGACGATTCGCCTCTCGATCGGCATCGAGCATTCCGCGGATATCATCGGAGACATCGACCAGGCGCTGGAAAAGGCCTGCCCGTCGGCGCGCCTCCAGGCTGCGGAGTAG
- the metA gene encoding homoserine O-succinyltransferase MetA, producing the protein MTILIDRDQGIPSPALVPAEGDLARDHGGADLNIGLINNMPDPALKATERQFMKLLQAAAGPHRIRFHCFSLPSVKRSPEAKWHVESEYSELTELGRHKFDGLIVTGAEPVAPELDQEPYWRDLTELIDWAKVNTRSTIWSCLAAHAAVLHLDRIERRRLPAKCHGIFDCDTVTNDLLTRAAPVPFKVSHSRLNEIAERDLDAAGYQVLTRSAKAGVDIFVRQYASRFVFFQGHPEYDALSLQREYLRDVGRYLARERDDYPHLPVSYFDAATEEKLVRFEKQARHQRHPALSNELPALNLRADIAAGSAAAVLFRNWLQYLGAEADAPALAR; encoded by the coding sequence ATGACGATCTTGATCGACAGGGATCAAGGTATTCCGAGCCCGGCGCTGGTGCCGGCCGAGGGCGATCTCGCGCGCGATCATGGCGGCGCGGATCTCAACATCGGCCTGATCAACAACATGCCGGATCCGGCATTGAAGGCCACCGAGCGGCAGTTCATGAAGCTGCTCCAGGCCGCCGCAGGCCCGCACCGCATCCGCTTCCACTGCTTCTCGCTGCCGTCGGTGAAGCGATCGCCCGAGGCCAAGTGGCATGTCGAGAGCGAATATTCGGAGCTCACTGAACTCGGGCGGCACAAATTCGACGGGCTTATCGTCACCGGCGCCGAGCCGGTCGCGCCCGAACTCGACCAGGAGCCGTATTGGCGCGATCTGACCGAGCTGATCGACTGGGCAAAGGTCAACACCCGCTCGACGATCTGGTCGTGCCTTGCTGCCCATGCGGCGGTGCTGCATCTCGACCGGATCGAACGGCGGCGGCTGCCCGCCAAATGCCACGGCATTTTCGACTGCGATACGGTCACGAACGATCTGTTGACGCGCGCCGCGCCCGTCCCGTTCAAGGTCTCGCATTCGCGCCTGAACGAGATCGCCGAGCGCGACCTCGACGCGGCCGGCTACCAGGTGCTGACGCGTTCGGCAAAGGCCGGCGTCGATATCTTCGTCCGGCAATATGCCAGCCGCTTCGTGTTTTTCCAGGGTCACCCGGAATATGACGCACTGTCGCTCCAGCGCGAATATCTGCGCGACGTCGGCCGCTATCTCGCGCGCGAGCGGGACGATTATCCGCACCTGCCCGTGAGCTATTTTGACGCAGCGACGGAAGAGAAGCTGGTCCGATTCGAGAAGCAGGCGAGGCACCAGCGCCATCCGGCGCTCAGCAACGAGCTGCCTGCACTGAATTTGCGCGCCGATATCGCCGCCGGCAGCGCCGCGGCGGTGTTATTTCGCAACTGGCTGCAATATCTCGGCGCAGAGGCCGATGCGCCGGCCCTGGCGCGCTAG
- a CDS encoding polysaccharide deacetylase family protein, whose translation MWSALQGRVSNRLARHFRAAPHRLPAHAPMVSFTFDDAPDSAAGEGASLLEAHGGRGTYYIAGSLIDRPSDHWHGLSNDAVVRLHRAGHEIACHTFSHQSAANLDEATMALEIERNRNHFRDIDSSIKLENFAYPYGLASVWRKPQLAKIFRSARGILPGVNRDVIDLQFLRAAPLVNFEIDAAGVDRHFDEAAASGGWLIFYSHDVVDAPSPYGCTPALMRHALESAQRRGMPIVTVAEALRRIGA comes from the coding sequence GTGTGGTCGGCACTTCAGGGACGCGTGAGCAATCGGCTGGCCCGGCATTTCCGAGCCGCGCCGCACCGGCTGCCTGCGCATGCGCCGATGGTGAGTTTCACCTTCGACGATGCCCCCGATAGCGCCGCGGGCGAGGGCGCCTCGCTCCTCGAAGCGCATGGCGGCCGTGGCACGTATTATATTGCCGGCAGCCTGATCGACCGGCCTTCGGACCACTGGCACGGCCTCTCGAACGACGCAGTGGTCCGGCTCCACCGTGCAGGACATGAGATCGCCTGCCACACTTTCTCGCATCAGAGCGCAGCCAATCTCGACGAGGCCACGATGGCCCTCGAGATCGAGCGCAATCGCAATCATTTTCGCGACATCGATTCCTCGATCAAGCTGGAGAATTTTGCCTATCCGTATGGCCTCGCCTCGGTCTGGCGCAAGCCGCAGCTTGCCAAAATCTTCCGCTCGGCCCGCGGCATCCTTCCCGGCGTCAATCGCGACGTGATCGACCTCCAGTTCCTGCGGGCCGCGCCTTTGGTCAATTTCGAGATCGATGCCGCCGGCGTCGACCGGCATTTCGACGAGGCGGCCGCGAGCGGCGGATGGCTGATCTTCTACAGCCATGACGTCGTCGATGCGCCGAGCCCCTATGGCTGTACGCCGGCCCTGATGCGTCACGCGCTGGAATCGGCTCAGCGGCGTGGCATGCCGATCGTGACGGTTGCCGAAGCGCTGCGGCGAATCGGGGCGTAG
- the recQ gene encoding DNA helicase RecQ, whose translation MSPPSTAPLPAPSNGRDALSVLHSVFGLPGFRGAQGEIIRHVTNGGNCLVLMPTGGGKSLCYQLPSLLREGCGIVVSPLIALMRDQVAGLLEAGVNAAALNSSLTLQEASDIERRLIAGDLDLLYVAPERLVTPRCLSMLAQAKVALFAIDEAHCVSQWGHDFRPEYVGLSVIAERFPNVPRIALTATADDLTRKEIVERLQLGGSPQFVSSFDRPNIRYEIVDKRNAVSQLKEFIRERHAGDAGVVYCLSRNRVEEVAAALADAGIAALPYHAGLDSSVRSRNQDRFLNEDGIVIVATIAFGMGIDKPDVRFVAHLDLPKSIEAYYQETGRAGRDGKASAAWMAYGLSDIVQQRRMIDESTASDDFKRVSIGKLDALVGLAETAQCRRKRLLGYFGENLDGANCGNCDNCLTPPQMRDGKVLAQKLLSCAYRTGQRFGAMHLIDVLIGRLTEKVTQFGHDKLSVFGIGREFNEKQWRTVLRQLVAMGHLQSDSEAFGALKLTDSARGVLRGETEVWLREEAPGTRIRSSRAKSRRGDLAPAANTPQGDVDPELRARLRSWRSDIARERGVPAYVVLHDATIDGIVRAWPTTLDELRNVPGIGDKKLEHYGDELLQIVRTR comes from the coding sequence ATGTCCCCTCCGTCCACTGCCCCGCTTCCTGCGCCGTCCAACGGCCGCGATGCGCTGTCGGTGCTGCATTCGGTGTTCGGCCTGCCCGGGTTCCGCGGTGCTCAGGGCGAGATCATCCGGCATGTCACGAATGGCGGCAATTGCCTGGTCCTGATGCCGACCGGCGGCGGCAAGTCGCTGTGCTACCAACTCCCCTCACTGCTGCGCGAAGGCTGCGGCATCGTGGTGTCGCCGCTGATCGCGCTGATGCGCGACCAGGTCGCGGGCCTGCTCGAGGCCGGCGTCAATGCCGCGGCGCTGAACTCGTCGCTGACGCTGCAGGAAGCCTCCGACATCGAGCGACGCCTGATCGCAGGCGATCTCGACCTGCTCTATGTCGCGCCGGAACGGCTGGTGACGCCGCGCTGCCTGTCGATGCTGGCGCAGGCCAAGGTGGCGCTGTTCGCGATCGACGAGGCGCATTGCGTCTCGCAATGGGGTCACGACTTCCGGCCCGAATATGTCGGCCTCTCCGTCATCGCCGAGCGCTTTCCAAATGTCCCGCGCATCGCGCTGACCGCGACCGCTGACGATTTGACGCGCAAGGAGATCGTCGAGCGGCTTCAGCTTGGCGGCTCCCCGCAATTCGTCTCTAGCTTCGACCGGCCCAATATCCGTTACGAGATCGTCGACAAGCGCAACGCGGTGTCGCAGCTCAAGGAGTTCATCCGGGAACGGCATGCGGGCGATGCCGGCGTGGTCTATTGCCTGTCGCGCAATCGCGTCGAGGAAGTCGCTGCCGCACTCGCGGATGCCGGCATCGCGGCGCTGCCCTACCACGCCGGGCTCGACAGCAGCGTGCGCTCGCGCAACCAGGACCGCTTCCTCAACGAGGACGGCATCGTCATCGTCGCCACCATCGCCTTCGGCATGGGCATCGACAAGCCCGACGTGCGCTTCGTCGCGCATCTCGACCTGCCCAAGAGCATCGAGGCCTATTACCAGGAGACGGGGCGCGCCGGCCGCGACGGCAAGGCCTCCGCGGCTTGGATGGCCTACGGTCTCTCCGACATCGTGCAGCAGCGTCGCATGATCGACGAATCCACCGCGTCCGACGATTTCAAACGCGTCTCGATCGGCAAGCTCGATGCGCTGGTCGGGCTCGCCGAAACCGCGCAGTGCCGGCGCAAACGGCTGCTCGGCTATTTCGGCGAGAACCTCGATGGCGCAAACTGCGGCAATTGCGACAATTGCCTGACGCCGCCGCAGATGCGCGACGGCAAGGTGCTGGCGCAAAAGCTGCTCTCCTGCGCCTATCGCACCGGGCAGCGGTTCGGCGCGATGCACCTGATCGACGTGCTGATCGGACGCCTGACCGAGAAGGTCACTCAGTTCGGCCACGACAAGCTGTCGGTGTTCGGCATCGGCCGCGAGTTCAATGAGAAGCAGTGGCGCACCGTGCTGCGGCAATTGGTGGCGATGGGCCATCTGCAGAGCGACAGCGAAGCGTTCGGTGCGCTGAAGCTGACGGATTCCGCGCGCGGGGTGCTGCGCGGCGAAACAGAGGTGTGGCTGCGCGAGGAAGCCCCTGGCACCCGCATCCGCTCGAGCCGCGCCAAATCCCGCCGCGGCGATCTCGCGCCCGCCGCCAACACGCCGCAGGGCGACGTCGATCCTGAGCTGCGCGCGCGGCTGCGGTCCTGGCGCTCGGACATCGCGCGCGAACGCGGCGTGCCGGCCTATGTGGTGTTGCACGATGCCACCATCGACGGCATCGTCCGGGCCTGGCCGACGACGCTCGACGAACTCCGCAACGTCCCCGGCATCGGCGACAAGAAGCTCGAGCATTACGGCGACGAGCTGCTGCAGATCGTCAGGACGCGATAG
- a CDS encoding 1-aminocyclopropane-1-carboxylate deaminase, which produces MLDKFARYPLTFGPTPVEKLERLSKHLGGNVEIYAKREDCNSGLAYGGNKLRKLEYIVPDAIASNADTLVSIGGVQSNHTRMIAAVAAKIGMKCRLVQEAWVPHEDAVYDRVGNIMLSRIMGADVRLVDDGFDIGIRKSWEQAIDEVKAAGGKPYAIPAGASVHKYGGLGYVGFAEEVRKQEAELGFKFDYIIVCTVTGSTHAGMLVGFAADGRARKVIGIDASFTPAQTKAQVLSIAQNTAKLVELGKDIVADDVVLIEDYAYPAYGVPSEETKEAIRLTARLEAMITDPVYEGKSMQGLIDLTQKGYFEKGAKILYAHLGGAPALNGYGYAFRNG; this is translated from the coding sequence ATACTGGACAAATTCGCGCGCTATCCGCTGACCTTCGGCCCGACGCCCGTCGAGAAGCTGGAGCGGCTGTCGAAGCATCTCGGCGGCAATGTCGAGATCTATGCCAAGCGCGAGGACTGCAATTCCGGCCTCGCCTATGGCGGCAACAAGCTGCGCAAGCTCGAATACATCGTTCCCGACGCGATCGCCTCCAACGCCGATACGCTGGTGTCGATCGGCGGCGTGCAGTCCAACCATACCCGCATGATCGCTGCCGTTGCCGCCAAGATCGGCATGAAGTGCCGCCTGGTGCAGGAAGCCTGGGTGCCGCACGAGGACGCCGTCTATGACCGCGTCGGCAACATCATGCTCTCGCGCATCATGGGCGCCGACGTGCGCCTGGTCGACGACGGCTTCGACATCGGCATCCGCAAGAGCTGGGAACAGGCGATCGACGAGGTAAAGGCGGCGGGCGGCAAGCCTTACGCAATTCCGGCCGGCGCCTCCGTGCACAAATATGGCGGGCTCGGCTATGTCGGCTTCGCCGAGGAAGTGCGCAAGCAGGAAGCCGAGCTCGGCTTCAAGTTCGACTACATCATCGTCTGCACTGTCACCGGCTCCACCCATGCCGGCATGCTGGTCGGCTTTGCCGCCGACGGCCGCGCGCGAAAGGTGATCGGCATCGATGCCTCGTTCACGCCGGCGCAGACGAAAGCGCAGGTGCTCTCGATTGCGCAGAACACGGCAAAGCTGGTCGAGCTCGGCAAGGACATCGTTGCAGACGATGTCGTGCTGATCGAGGATTACGCCTATCCCGCCTATGGCGTACCGTCGGAGGAGACCAAGGAGGCGATCCGCCTCACTGCACGGTTGGAGGCGATGATCACCGACCCCGTCTATGAAGGCAAATCGATGCAGGGCCTGATCGACTTGACCCAGAAGGGTTATTTCGAGAAGGGCGCAAAGATCCTCTACGCACATCTCGGCGGTGCGCCGGCGCTGAACGGTTACGGTTATGCGTTCCGGAACGGGTAA
- a CDS encoding Lrp/AsnC family transcriptional regulator, with the protein MSPRLDRIDLKMLRLLQNNGRLSNAELAETVAISPATCHRRTQRLFEDGFIATVRAMVAPKKVAKGTLVMVGVVLDRSTPESFATFEQAIAKLKFVLDCHLVAGDFDYFLKIRVGDMEDFNRIHGELLIALPGVRQTRTFFVMKEVVDNAPLEF; encoded by the coding sequence ATGTCGCCACGGCTCGACCGCATCGACCTCAAGATGTTGAGATTGCTGCAAAATAACGGCCGGCTCAGCAACGCCGAACTGGCTGAAACCGTCGCCATCAGCCCCGCTACCTGCCATCGCCGCACCCAGCGCCTGTTCGAAGACGGCTTCATCGCCACCGTCCGGGCCATGGTGGCGCCGAAGAAGGTGGCTAAGGGCACGCTGGTGATGGTCGGCGTCGTGCTCGACCGCTCGACGCCGGAGAGCTTTGCCACCTTTGAGCAGGCGATCGCCAAGCTGAAATTCGTGCTCGACTGCCACCTCGTCGCCGGCGATTTCGACTATTTCCTCAAGATCCGCGTCGGCGACATGGAGGATTTCAACCGCATCCACGGCGAGCTGCTGATCGCGCTGCCCGGCGTGCGCCAGACACGCACCTTCTTCGTGATGAAGGAAGTCGTCGACAACGCGCCGCTGGAATTCTGA
- a CDS encoding PLP-dependent cysteine synthase family protein, whose translation MQPLPFRPHDPATPAYRRGWVDEAVAAIEADQCRTADTHLIRLFVPALSGIDLYLKDESTHPTGSLKHRLARSLFLYALCNGHIREGTPVVEASSGSTAVSEAYFAEMIGVPFYAVMPRTTSAEKIAAIKHYGGNCHLIDDGRALYAEAATLAARLGGHYMDQFTFAERATDWRGNNNIAESIFAQLKGERRPLPDWIVMGAGTGGTSATIGRYLRYRQYPTRLCVADVENSAFFDCFRSQDRSHVCERPSLIEGVGRPRCEPSFVPGVVDRMMKIPDAATIAAMNVLSRRLRRAVGGSTGTNFLALCRLASEMLKANTTGSLVTLICDSGERYRQTYYEPAWLAARGLDPAPFEAALASFLDTGQPLALTVEDVVNPQSA comes from the coding sequence ATGCAGCCGCTTCCCTTCCGTCCGCACGATCCCGCCACGCCGGCCTACCGGCGCGGCTGGGTCGACGAGGCCGTGGCCGCGATCGAAGCCGACCAGTGCCGCACCGCCGACACCCATCTGATCCGGCTGTTCGTGCCGGCGCTATCAGGCATCGACCTTTATCTGAAGGACGAGTCCACACATCCGACCGGCAGCCTGAAGCACCGGCTGGCCCGCTCGCTGTTCCTCTATGCGCTCTGCAACGGCCATATCCGCGAGGGCACGCCCGTCGTGGAGGCGTCGTCGGGATCGACCGCGGTGTCGGAAGCCTATTTCGCGGAGATGATCGGCGTTCCCTTCTACGCCGTCATGCCGCGCACGACTTCGGCGGAGAAGATCGCCGCGATCAAGCATTATGGCGGCAATTGCCATCTGATCGACGACGGTCGCGCGCTCTATGCTGAGGCTGCTACGCTCGCGGCCCGCTTGGGCGGTCACTACATGGACCAGTTCACCTTCGCCGAGCGAGCCACCGACTGGCGCGGCAACAACAACATCGCCGAATCGATCTTCGCGCAATTAAAGGGCGAGCGGCGCCCGTTGCCGGACTGGATCGTGATGGGCGCGGGCACCGGCGGCACCTCGGCCACGATCGGCCGCTATCTGCGCTATCGCCAGTATCCGACCCGGCTGTGCGTCGCCGATGTCGAGAACTCCGCCTTTTTCGACTGCTTCCGCTCGCAGGACCGCTCCCATGTTTGCGAGCGCCCTTCGCTGATCGAAGGCGTCGGCCGTCCCCGCTGCGAGCCGTCCTTCGTGCCGGGCGTGGTCGATCGCATGATGAAGATCCCGGATGCGGCGACGATCGCGGCGATGAACGTGCTGTCGCGCCGGCTACGCCGCGCGGTCGGCGGTTCGACCGGCACCAATTTCCTGGCGTTATGCCGACTGGCCTCGGAGATGCTCAAGGCCAATACGACGGGATCGCTGGTGACGCTGATCTGCGATTCCGGCGAGCGCTACCGGCAGACCTATTACGAACCCGCCTGGCTCGCCGCGCGCGGTCTCGATCCGGCGCCGTTCGAGGCGGCGCTGGCGTCGTTCCTCGATACAGGACAGCCCTTGGCACTCACGGTCGAAGACGTCGTCAATCCGCAGAGCGCATGA